From the Hevea brasiliensis isolate MT/VB/25A 57/8 chromosome 15, ASM3005281v1, whole genome shotgun sequence genome, one window contains:
- the LOC110657479 gene encoding ferredoxin C 2, chloroplastic produces MFAHSPSLSIERKANELNEEKEIKHPTMDLISCSFCSTLHSKSASLRQFLSTNRTSYNSTSAKCRLKTTSELQTPVGVTGRDGYHSPSIPIHKVTVRDRQRGLVHEFLVPEDQYILHTAESQNISLPFACRHGCCTSCAVRVKSGHIRQPEALGISAELKSKGYALLCVGFPSSDLEVETQDEDEVYWLQFGRYFARGPIERDDYALELAMGDE; encoded by the exons ATGTTCGCTCACTCTCCTTCCTTATCCATTGAACGTAAAGCAAACGAAttgaacgaagagaaagaaattaAACATCCAACCATGGACCTTATTTCTTGCTCCTTCTGCTCCACTCTCCACTCCAAATCGGCGAGTCTCCGGCAATTTTTATCTACTAATCGTACTAGTTATAATTCTACTTCCGCAAAATGCCGCCTCAAAACGACATCGGAGCTCCAAACACCGGTGGGAGTTACCGGCCGAGACGGTTATCATTctccatcaattcccatccataaAGTCACTGTTCGTGACAGGCAACGAGGACTCGTTCACGAATTTCTCGTTCCTGAG GATCAATATATATTGCATACTGCTGAATCACAGAACATTTCACTTCCATTTGCTTGCAGGCATG GTTGTTGCACTAGCTGTGCTGTACGTGTAAAATCTGGACATATTAGACAGCCAGAAGCACTAGGGATATCTGCAGAACTGAAATCAAAG GGTTATGCGCTTCTTTGCGTAGGTTTCCCATCTTCTGATCTTGAAGTAGAAACACAAGATGAGGATGAG GTGTATTGGCTTCAGTTTGGAAGATATTTTGCCCGTGGACCAATT GAAAGGGATGACTACGCACTGGAGTTGGCCATGGGTGATGAATAG
- the LOC110657497 gene encoding late embryogenesis abundant protein 6, which translates to MQTANAKISNMASAAREHMTICKAKVEEKVEKAAARTQEEKEMAKERRKAKEAQAKMELHQAKARHAAEKSSAKRTHHHCFLSE; encoded by the exons ATGCAAACAGCAAATGCAAAAATCAGCAATATGGCCAGTGCTGCTAGAGAGCACATGACCATCTGCAAAGCTAAAGTTGAAGA GAAGGTAGAGAAAGCAGCCGCGAGGACACAGGAAGAGAAAGAGATGGCCAAGGAGCGCAGAAAGGCTAAAGAAGCTCAAGCCAAGATGGAGTTGCATCAGGCTAAAGCCAGACACGCTGCTGAGAAATCAAGTGCCAAGCGAACACATCATCACTGTTTCCTGAGCGAGTGA